Proteins encoded by one window of Micromonospora coxensis:
- a CDS encoding DEAD/DEAH box helicase translates to MSSPAERYAAARRRAAQASQFPALDEFARDLGFDLDDFQREACQSLERGSGVLVCAPTGAGKTVVGEFAVHLALRGAPPAGRSPAREVAPDTGDEVVPAGGGEAAPSPAAGIRRKCFYTTPIKALSNQKYHDLVDRYGAEQVGLLTGDNAINGDAPVVVMTTEVLRNMLYAGSSTLEGLAYVVMDEVHYLADRFRGGVWEEVIIHLPASVTLVSLSATVSNAEEFADWLVTVRGETAVVVSEHRPVPLWQHMLVGKRMFDLFHDADAARKHDVHPELLRYTRDTMRRLELGEGRSAGPGAGRRGPRWRGPMRPDIVDRLDREGLLPAILFIFSRAGCAAAVQQCLAAGLRLTSPEERAEIRRVVESRVTAIPGEDLTVLGYWEWLDGLERGLAAHHAGMLPVFKEVVEELFVRGLVKAVFATETLALGINMPARCVVLERLVKFNGEAHVDLTPGEYTQLTGRAGRRGIDVEGHAVVVWSPETDPRHVAGLASTRTYPLRSSFRPSYNMAVNLVGTVGVEPARALLESSFAQFQADRSVVGLARQVQRNTETIEAYGAEAACHHGDFDEYFALRVAIADRERALARQGQSQRKAAAVASLERLRVGDVIRVPSGRRAGLAVVLDPATGGFGEPRPLVLTQDRWAGRVSPGDFTTPAEVLARIRVPKHFNHRSPAARRDLAAEVSGTGLDRHGGRRGGRSRQAAGEDHRISQLRTELRRHPCHACADREEHARWAERRRRLEKDTEELRQRVAGRTGSLARTFDRIVALLTARGYLSADGGVTDAGRMLGRIWTEADLLVAECLRRGVWDGLSPAELAAAVSVVVFEARRDLDERASLPRGPVADAVEETLKLWSEIESDEANRGLAVTREPDFGFAWPIYRWARGEALAKVLASGHQIDGEMPAGDFVRWARQVVDLLGQLADSGGASTELRATARQAIAAVNRGVLAYHTSA, encoded by the coding sequence ATGTCGAGCCCCGCCGAGCGGTACGCCGCGGCGCGCCGCCGGGCCGCGCAGGCCTCTCAGTTCCCGGCCCTGGACGAGTTCGCCCGCGACCTGGGATTCGACCTCGACGACTTCCAGCGTGAGGCGTGCCAGTCCCTGGAGCGCGGCAGCGGCGTGCTGGTCTGCGCCCCCACCGGCGCGGGCAAGACCGTGGTCGGTGAGTTCGCGGTGCACCTGGCCCTGCGCGGGGCGCCGCCGGCCGGCCGGTCACCGGCGCGCGAGGTCGCCCCCGACACGGGCGACGAGGTGGTCCCGGCCGGCGGCGGGGAGGCCGCGCCGTCCCCGGCCGCCGGCATCCGGCGCAAGTGCTTCTACACCACCCCGATCAAGGCGCTGTCCAATCAGAAGTACCACGACCTGGTCGACCGGTACGGCGCCGAGCAGGTCGGCCTGCTCACCGGCGACAACGCGATCAACGGCGACGCGCCGGTGGTGGTGATGACCACCGAGGTGCTGCGCAACATGCTCTACGCCGGCTCCAGCACCCTGGAGGGCCTGGCCTACGTGGTGATGGACGAGGTGCACTACCTCGCCGACCGGTTCCGTGGCGGGGTCTGGGAAGAGGTGATCATCCACCTGCCCGCCTCGGTCACCCTGGTCTCCCTGTCGGCCACCGTCTCCAACGCCGAGGAGTTCGCCGACTGGCTGGTGACCGTCCGGGGCGAGACCGCGGTGGTGGTCAGCGAGCACCGGCCGGTGCCGCTGTGGCAGCACATGCTGGTCGGCAAGCGGATGTTCGACCTGTTCCACGACGCCGACGCCGCCCGCAAGCACGACGTGCACCCGGAGCTGCTGCGCTACACCCGCGACACGATGCGCCGGCTGGAGCTGGGCGAGGGGCGCAGCGCCGGCCCCGGCGCCGGGCGACGCGGTCCCCGCTGGCGTGGCCCGATGCGCCCGGACATCGTCGACCGGCTCGACCGCGAGGGGCTGCTTCCGGCGATCCTGTTCATCTTCAGCCGGGCCGGCTGCGCCGCCGCCGTGCAGCAGTGCCTCGCCGCCGGGCTGCGGCTCACCTCCCCCGAGGAGCGCGCCGAGATCCGCCGGGTCGTCGAGTCCCGGGTCACCGCCATCCCCGGCGAGGACCTGACCGTCCTCGGCTACTGGGAGTGGCTCGACGGGCTGGAGCGCGGTCTGGCCGCCCACCACGCCGGCATGCTCCCGGTGTTCAAGGAGGTCGTCGAGGAGCTGTTCGTCCGCGGCCTGGTCAAGGCGGTCTTCGCCACCGAGACCCTGGCGCTGGGCATCAACATGCCGGCCCGCTGCGTCGTGCTGGAGCGTCTGGTCAAGTTCAACGGGGAGGCGCACGTCGACCTCACCCCGGGCGAGTACACCCAGCTCACCGGCCGGGCCGGGCGCCGCGGCATCGACGTCGAGGGGCACGCGGTGGTGGTCTGGTCCCCGGAGACCGACCCGCGCCACGTCGCCGGCCTCGCCTCCACCCGCACCTATCCGCTGCGCTCCAGCTTCCGGCCGTCGTACAACATGGCGGTCAACCTGGTCGGCACGGTCGGCGTGGAGCCCGCCCGGGCGCTGCTGGAGTCGTCGTTCGCCCAGTTCCAGGCGGACCGGTCGGTGGTCGGCCTGGCCCGGCAGGTGCAGCGCAACACCGAGACCATCGAGGCGTACGGCGCGGAGGCGGCCTGCCACCACGGCGACTTCGACGAGTACTTCGCGCTGCGGGTGGCCATCGCCGACCGGGAGCGCGCCCTGGCCCGGCAGGGGCAGTCGCAGCGCAAGGCGGCGGCGGTGGCCTCGCTGGAGCGGCTGCGCGTCGGCGACGTGATCCGGGTGCCGTCGGGCCGTCGGGCCGGGCTCGCCGTCGTGCTCGACCCGGCCACCGGCGGCTTCGGCGAGCCTCGCCCGCTGGTGCTCACCCAGGATCGTTGGGCCGGGCGGGTCAGCCCGGGCGACTTCACCACCCCCGCCGAGGTGCTGGCCCGCATCCGGGTGCCGAAGCACTTCAACCACCGTTCCCCGGCGGCCCGCCGGGACCTGGCGGCCGAGGTCAGCGGCACCGGCCTGGACCGGCACGGCGGCCGCCGCGGTGGCCGGTCCCGGCAGGCAGCCGGTGAGGACCACCGGATCAGCCAGCTCCGCACCGAGCTGCGCCGGCACCCCTGCCACGCCTGCGCCGACCGGGAGGAGCACGCCCGCTGGGCCGAGCGGCGCCGCCGGCTGGAGAAGGACACCGAGGAGCTGCGCCAGCGCGTCGCCGGGCGCACCGGCTCCCTCGCCCGTACCTTCGACCGGATCGTGGCGCTGCTCACCGCGCGCGGCTACCTCTCCGCCGACGGCGGGGTGACCGACGCCGGCCGGATGCTCGGCCGGATCTGGACCGAGGCGGACCTGCTGGTCGCCGAGTGCCTGCGCCGGGGGGTCTGGGACGGGCTCTCCCCGGCCGAGCTGGCCGCCGCGGTCTCCGTGGTGGTCTTCGAGGCCCGGCGGGACCTCGACGAGCGCGCCTCGCTGCCACGCGGCCCGGTCGCCGACGCGGTCGAGGAGACGCTCAAGCTCTGGAGCGAGATCGAGTCCGACGAGGCGAACCGTGGCCTGGCGGTGACCCGGGAGCCGGACTTCGGCTTCGCCTGGCCGATCTACCGCTGGGCGCGGGGCGAGGCGCTGGCCAAGGTGCTCGCCAGCGGTCACCAGATCGACGGCGAGATGCCCGCCGGTGACTTCGTCCGCTGGGCGCGGCAGGTCGTCGACCTGCTCGGTCAGCTCGCCGACTCCGGAGGCGCGTCGACCGAGCTGCGGGCCACCGCCCGGCAGGCCATCGCGGCGGTCAACCGGGGCGTGCTGGCGTACCACACCTCCGCCTGA
- a CDS encoding MHYT domain-containing protein, whose translation MAEINHFEYGWITPALSYALSVLGSALGLVCAGRIRTAATGGQRAWWGLLAAWAIGGTAIWAMHFMAMLGFAVQGTRIRYDVPLTAASTGIAVAAVGIGLFIVGTGRLNALRLIAGGLFTGAGVAAMHYTGMAAMRLDGDLGYDSTRVALSVLIAVVAATVALWLAMTVRRGLAIAASALLMGVAVNGMHFTGMSALSVHLHDRPGDVAGTSVSSLLVPIVLAVILVIVGLVYALLAAPTEDDRAAVAYLAARQSAEPPAPAAAPEPAADPVGLRARSTLGQPGTPFPSRRQPPR comes from the coding sequence GTGGCGGAGATCAATCACTTTGAGTACGGGTGGATCACACCCGCGTTGAGCTACGCGTTGTCCGTGCTGGGCTCGGCCCTCGGGCTGGTCTGCGCCGGCCGGATCCGCACCGCGGCCACCGGGGGGCAGCGCGCCTGGTGGGGTCTGCTCGCCGCCTGGGCGATCGGCGGCACCGCCATCTGGGCGATGCACTTCATGGCGATGCTCGGCTTCGCCGTGCAGGGCACCCGCATCCGGTACGACGTGCCGCTCACCGCGGCCAGCACCGGCATCGCGGTGGCCGCGGTCGGCATCGGCCTGTTCATCGTCGGCACCGGCCGGCTCAACGCCCTGCGGCTGATCGCCGGTGGCCTCTTCACCGGGGCGGGTGTGGCCGCGATGCACTACACCGGCATGGCCGCGATGCGGCTCGACGGCGACCTCGGCTACGACTCCACCCGGGTCGCGCTCTCCGTGCTCATCGCCGTCGTCGCCGCCACCGTGGCGCTCTGGCTGGCCATGACCGTCCGCCGGGGACTCGCCATCGCCGCCTCCGCGCTGCTGATGGGCGTCGCCGTCAACGGCATGCACTTCACCGGCATGAGCGCGCTGTCGGTGCACCTGCACGATCGGCCCGGTGACGTCGCGGGCACCAGCGTCAGCTCCCTGCTGGTCCCGATCGTCCTGGCGGTGATCCTGGTGATCGTCGGCCTCGTCTACGCGCTGCTCGCCGCGCCCACCGAGGACGACCGCGCCGCGGTGGCGTACCTGGCCGCTCGGCAGAGCGCGGAGCCGCCCGCGCCGGCCGCCGCGCCGGAGCCGGCCGCGGACCCGGTCGGGCTGCGCGCCCGGTCGACCCTGGGTCAGCCCGGCACCCCGTTCCCGTCCCGCCGGCAGCCGCCGCGCTGA
- a CDS encoding SAM-dependent methyltransferase — MTTDWQAWHRDYADPASPLSRRLALVRREIGRWLDARPGEALTVVSACAGQGHDLIGALTGRDDAARVRATLLEYDHRNVAAARAAAAGLPDVTVRCADAGKLSSYVDAVPADLVLMVGVFGNISDSDVRRTVHALPQLCAPGATVLWTRSRAAPDRTPTLRRWLREAGLRERAFHAPPDVLFSVGVHRLTGSPRPLDPDGELFRFLR, encoded by the coding sequence GTGACGACCGACTGGCAGGCGTGGCACCGCGACTACGCCGATCCCGCGTCCCCGCTGTCCCGGAGGTTGGCGCTGGTCCGGCGGGAGATCGGGCGGTGGCTCGACGCGCGCCCCGGCGAGGCGCTGACCGTGGTGAGCGCCTGCGCCGGGCAGGGCCACGACCTGATCGGGGCGCTCACCGGGCGGGACGACGCCGCCCGTGTGCGGGCCACCCTGCTGGAGTACGACCACCGCAACGTCGCCGCCGCCCGCGCGGCCGCCGCCGGCCTGCCCGACGTGACGGTGCGGTGCGCCGACGCCGGGAAGCTCTCCTCCTACGTCGACGCCGTCCCCGCCGACCTGGTGCTCATGGTCGGGGTCTTCGGCAACATCTCCGACTCCGACGTGCGCCGCACGGTGCACGCCCTTCCCCAGCTCTGCGCGCCCGGGGCCACCGTGCTCTGGACGCGCAGCCGCGCCGCGCCCGACCGCACCCCGACGCTGCGGCGGTGGCTGCGGGAGGCGGGCCTGCGGGAGCGCGCCTTCCACGCCCCGCCCGACGTGCTCTTCTCCGTCGGCGTCCACCGGCTGACCGGGTCACCGCGCCCGCTGGACCCGGACGGCGAGCTGTTCCGCTTCCTGCGCTGA
- a CDS encoding 5'-3' exonuclease, with protein sequence MAHRPPILLIDAPSLYFRAYFGVPESAARAEDGQPVNAVRGFLDMLAQLIRTRRPDRMVCALDHDWRPAWRVELLPSYKAHRVAPEGGEEVPDTLSPQVPVILEVLDAIGIRAIGATGYEADDVLGTLAVTQPAPVEVVSGDRDLFQLVDDARPVRLLYVGRGVAKLEDCDDAAVRARYGVPADRYADFAALRGDPSDGLPGVPGVGEKTAARLITRYGGLDGILAALDAPDSGFAPGLRTKLDAARDYLAVAPKVVRVATDVPLPELATALPTAPVDGDRLLALAQRWNLAGSCRRLVDALADRG encoded by the coding sequence GTGGCACACCGACCTCCGATCCTGCTGATCGACGCTCCGAGTCTCTACTTCCGGGCCTACTTCGGCGTCCCCGAGTCGGCGGCGCGGGCCGAGGACGGCCAGCCGGTCAACGCCGTACGCGGCTTCCTCGACATGCTCGCCCAGTTGATCCGTACCCGCCGGCCCGACCGGATGGTCTGCGCGCTGGACCACGACTGGCGGCCGGCGTGGCGGGTGGAACTGCTGCCGTCGTACAAGGCGCACCGGGTCGCGCCGGAGGGCGGCGAGGAGGTGCCGGACACCCTGTCGCCCCAGGTGCCGGTGATCCTGGAGGTGCTCGACGCGATCGGCATCCGGGCGATCGGCGCCACCGGCTACGAGGCCGACGACGTGCTCGGCACCCTCGCGGTGACCCAGCCCGCCCCGGTGGAGGTGGTCTCCGGCGACCGGGACCTGTTCCAGCTCGTCGACGACGCCCGCCCGGTACGGCTGCTCTACGTCGGCCGGGGGGTGGCCAAGCTGGAGGACTGCGACGACGCGGCGGTGCGGGCCCGCTACGGCGTGCCCGCCGACCGGTACGCCGACTTCGCGGCGCTGCGTGGCGACCCGAGCGACGGCCTGCCCGGCGTGCCGGGCGTCGGTGAGAAGACCGCCGCCCGGCTCATCACGCGCTACGGCGGCCTCGACGGCATCCTCGCCGCGCTGGACGCGCCCGACTCCGGTTTCGCGCCGGGGCTGCGCACCAAGCTCGACGCCGCCCGCGACTACCTGGCCGTCGCGCCGAAGGTGGTGCGGGTCGCCACCGACGTGCCCCTGCCGGAACTGGCCACCGCGCTGCCGACGGCCCCGGTGGACGGTGACCGGCTGCTCGCGCTGGCGCAGCGGTGGAACCTGGCCGGCTCCTGCCGGCGGCTGGTGGACGCCCTCGCCGACCGTGGCTGA
- a CDS encoding DUF4037 domain-containing protein, with amino-acid sequence MPFLPGLTLSRRFHDEVVAPLLARRLPGLRYAAGLLDGGSELLGLDTPRSTDHDWGPRVQLFVADSAAVGPVRAVLEELPAAFLGWPTRFAGGPDVRLGVVRPDGDRHGVGVYDLSGWLRGRLGVDPADGLDVDDWLSVPTQRLAELTGGAVFHDGLAGALTRTRDRLAWYPDDVWRYVLAAAWTRVSQAEHLPGRCAEVGDELGSRVVAAGVAHDLMRLGLLLHRRWPPYDKWLGTLFARLPGAAPLVVALSAAFGPGGWPDRQAGLARALETVAGWTNDTGLGTPVDPRVRPFHDRPFLVLDAGRCAAALRAGIGDPALRARPPVGAVDQYVHSVDVLTRADRARRVAAAVLPGTPVSPPASPA; translated from the coding sequence ATGCCGTTCCTGCCCGGACTGACCCTGAGCCGCCGCTTCCACGACGAGGTCGTCGCCCCGCTGCTGGCGCGCCGCCTGCCGGGCCTGCGGTACGCGGCGGGGCTGCTCGACGGCGGGTCGGAGCTGCTCGGCCTGGACACCCCGCGTTCCACCGATCACGACTGGGGGCCGCGGGTGCAGCTCTTCGTCGCCGACTCCGCCGCGGTCGGGCCGGTGCGGGCCGTGCTGGAGGAGCTGCCGGCGGCGTTCCTGGGCTGGCCCACCCGGTTCGCCGGCGGCCCCGACGTCCGCCTCGGCGTGGTGCGCCCGGACGGCGACCGGCACGGCGTGGGCGTGTACGACCTGTCGGGCTGGCTGCGTGGCCGGCTCGGCGTCGACCCGGCCGACGGACTCGACGTCGACGACTGGCTGTCGGTGCCGACCCAGCGGCTGGCCGAGCTGACCGGCGGCGCGGTCTTCCACGACGGACTGGCCGGGGCGCTCACCCGTACCCGGGACCGGCTGGCGTGGTATCCGGACGACGTCTGGCGGTACGTGCTGGCCGCCGCCTGGACCCGGGTGAGCCAGGCCGAGCACCTGCCCGGCCGGTGCGCCGAGGTCGGTGACGAGCTGGGCAGTCGGGTGGTGGCTGCCGGCGTCGCCCACGACCTGATGCGCCTCGGGCTGCTGTTGCACCGCCGCTGGCCCCCGTACGACAAGTGGCTGGGCACCCTGTTCGCGCGGTTGCCCGGTGCGGCGCCGCTGGTCGTGGCGCTGTCGGCGGCCTTCGGGCCCGGCGGCTGGCCCGACCGGCAGGCGGGGCTGGCCCGCGCCCTGGAGACCGTCGCGGGCTGGACCAACGACACCGGGCTCGGCACGCCGGTCGACCCCCGGGTGCGGCCCTTTCACGACCGGCCCTTCCTGGTGCTAGACGCCGGCCGGTGCGCCGCCGCGCTGCGGGCCGGGATCGGTGACCCGGCGCTGCGGGCGCGTCCGCCGGTGGGCGCGGTCGACCAGTACGTGCACAGCGTCGATGTGCTCACCCGTGCCGACCGGGCCCGGCGGGTGGCGGCGGCCGTGCTGCCGGGCACGCCGGTCAGCCCACCGGCGTCGCCCGCCTGA
- a CDS encoding MFS transporter, which yields MTVRQGAGVFWRWWAAGTTSQVGSAVGAVALPLTALTVLDASAFEMGLVAAASYVAWLVIGLPAGVIVQRLPLRGAQVGADLARAAAVASIPLAWWAGRLTVAQLVVVALVVSFANVLFDVANSTFLPAIVSRDQLHSRNSLTSATHAVTQLSGPSLGGLAVQALGAVPTMLVDAASYLVSAVLLRSLPARRSDAPDRWPPVRRMIAEGWRYVTRHRIMGPTMWAATAVNFVCGAQLAVYPLYLVRELHAPAALVGVLLAVEGVGSLVGAALTPWITGRWGSARSVLVGCGVAVLGAAAVPLGAGWPAYLAFAAGNVVFAGGVVVLSVTTRTYRQTASPPELLSRVMATVRFVSWGAIPVGGLAAGTLAGLVGARATLVVFAGATLLAPLVLFRSPVRRLRDLTDLDADEPVRRATPVG from the coding sequence ATGACCGTCAGGCAAGGGGCCGGGGTGTTCTGGCGCTGGTGGGCCGCCGGCACGACCAGCCAGGTCGGGTCGGCGGTCGGCGCGGTGGCGCTGCCGTTGACGGCGCTGACCGTGCTGGACGCGTCCGCCTTCGAGATGGGGCTCGTCGCCGCCGCCAGCTACGTGGCGTGGCTGGTGATCGGGCTGCCCGCCGGGGTGATCGTGCAGCGGCTGCCGCTGCGCGGCGCGCAGGTCGGCGCCGACCTGGCCCGGGCGGCGGCGGTCGCCTCCATCCCGCTGGCCTGGTGGGCCGGCCGGCTGACCGTCGCCCAGCTCGTCGTGGTGGCCCTGGTGGTCAGCTTCGCCAACGTCCTGTTCGACGTCGCGAACTCCACCTTCCTGCCGGCCATCGTCAGCCGCGACCAGTTGCACTCCCGCAACAGCCTCACCTCCGCCACGCACGCGGTCACCCAGCTCAGCGGCCCGTCCCTGGGCGGCCTCGCCGTGCAGGCGCTCGGCGCGGTGCCGACGATGCTGGTCGACGCCGCCAGCTACCTCGTCTCGGCGGTGCTGCTGCGCTCGCTGCCCGCCCGCCGCTCCGACGCCCCCGACCGCTGGCCCCCGGTACGGCGGATGATCGCCGAGGGCTGGCGGTACGTCACCCGGCACCGGATCATGGGCCCGACCATGTGGGCCGCCACCGCGGTGAACTTCGTCTGCGGCGCGCAGCTGGCCGTCTACCCGCTGTACCTGGTCCGCGAGCTGCACGCCCCGGCCGCCCTGGTCGGCGTCCTGCTCGCGGTCGAGGGCGTCGGATCGCTGGTGGGCGCCGCGCTGACACCGTGGATCACCGGCCGGTGGGGCAGCGCCCGGTCGGTGCTGGTCGGCTGCGGCGTCGCGGTGCTCGGCGCCGCCGCCGTCCCGCTCGGCGCGGGCTGGCCGGCGTACCTGGCGTTCGCCGCCGGGAACGTGGTCTTCGCCGGTGGCGTGGTGGTGCTCAGCGTCACCACCCGGACGTACCGGCAGACCGCGAGCCCGCCGGAGCTGCTCTCCCGGGTGATGGCCACGGTCCGCTTCGTCTCCTGGGGCGCCATCCCCGTCGGCGGGCTGGCCGCCGGCACGCTCGCCGGGCTGGTCGGCGCGCGGGCCACGCTGGTCGTCTTCGCCGGGGCGACGCTGCTCGCGCCCCTGGTGCTGTTCCGCTCCCCCGTCCGGCGGCTGCGCGACCTCACCGACCTGGACGCCGACGAGCCGGTCAGGCGGGCGACGCCGGTGGGCTGA
- a CDS encoding winged helix-turn-helix transcriptional regulator has translation MKRADLPDADCGIAQALGVLGDWWTFLIVRDVAGGTTRFDALQRALGVSRRALTERLGALVAHGVLRREAYSRHPPRYDYLLTGKGEALLPVLVALQDWGTRHVMGDGALTATAAADSPEAHRAHALVGRRLPPVTLTRHDGGEDSPAVPGEWTVLYLFPGAFAPDTQGLPPGWGEIPGAVGCTLESRTYADRHDRFRAAGAEVRGISTQRPDQLAAFAAHARLPYPLLSDQDGRLAAGLLLPTFRAGGVARLKRLTLLVDPDAVVRAVQFPVTDPAGAVDEMLDLVRERAG, from the coding sequence GTGAAGCGCGCGGACCTGCCCGACGCCGACTGCGGCATCGCCCAGGCCCTCGGCGTGCTCGGGGACTGGTGGACGTTCCTGATCGTCCGCGACGTCGCCGGCGGCACCACCCGTTTCGACGCCCTCCAGCGGGCGCTCGGCGTGAGTCGCCGGGCGCTGACCGAACGGCTCGGCGCGCTCGTCGCGCACGGCGTGCTGCGCCGCGAGGCGTACTCCCGGCACCCGCCCCGCTACGACTACCTGCTCACCGGCAAGGGCGAGGCGCTGCTGCCGGTGCTGGTCGCCCTGCAGGACTGGGGGACCCGGCACGTGATGGGCGACGGCGCGCTCACCGCGACCGCCGCCGCCGACTCCCCGGAGGCCCACCGCGCGCACGCCCTCGTCGGCCGCCGGCTGCCCCCGGTCACCCTCACCCGGCACGACGGCGGCGAGGACTCGCCGGCCGTGCCCGGCGAGTGGACCGTGCTCTACCTCTTCCCGGGGGCGTTCGCCCCCGACACCCAGGGCCTCCCGCCCGGCTGGGGGGAGATCCCCGGCGCCGTCGGCTGCACGCTCGAATCCCGCACGTACGCCGACCGGCACGACCGCTTCCGGGCCGCCGGTGCCGAGGTACGGGGCATCAGCACCCAGCGCCCCGACCAGCTCGCCGCGTTCGCCGCCCACGCCCGGCTGCCGTACCCGCTCCTGTCCGACCAGGACGGGCGGCTCGCCGCCGGGCTGCTGCTGCCCACCTTCCGGGCCGGCGGCGTGGCCCGCCTCAAGCGGCTCACCCTGCTGGTCGACCCCGACGCGGTGGTCCGCGCCGTGCAGTTCCCGGTCACCGACCCGGCCGGCGCGGTCGACGAGATGCTCGACCTGGTACGCGAGCGCGCCGGGTGA
- a CDS encoding DUF72 domain-containing protein — translation MWSHKAWQGRLLAHPLPAHERLRHYAAWCTAVEGNTTFYATPARQTVASWAEQTDPDFRFVLKLPRVVTHERRLTDVDEALGGFLDAIEPLGPRADALWIQLPGSFAPSDVPTLARFLRRLPTSHRYAVEVRHPAFFADARAIRLLEGVLADADAEWIPFDTTAFFAGRPTSDAERDAWVKKPRLPRRSVALTDRPVVRYLGRDDPARTVEGWQHWVDVVAGWLREGRSPTMFVHTPDNADAPVLARRFHDEVRARVSQLAALPEPLPVAPATLF, via the coding sequence ATGTGGAGCCACAAGGCCTGGCAGGGCCGGCTGCTGGCCCACCCGCTGCCGGCGCACGAGCGGCTGCGCCACTACGCCGCCTGGTGCACCGCCGTCGAGGGCAACACCACGTTCTACGCCACCCCGGCGCGGCAGACCGTGGCGTCGTGGGCGGAGCAGACCGACCCCGACTTCCGGTTCGTGCTCAAGCTGCCCAGGGTGGTCACCCACGAGCGTCGACTCACCGACGTCGACGAGGCGCTGGGTGGCTTCCTCGACGCGATCGAGCCACTCGGCCCTCGCGCCGACGCCCTCTGGATCCAGTTGCCCGGATCGTTCGCCCCCTCGGACGTCCCCACCCTCGCCCGGTTCCTGCGCCGGCTGCCCACCTCCCACCGGTACGCCGTGGAGGTGCGCCACCCGGCGTTCTTCGCCGACGCGCGGGCGATCCGGCTGCTGGAAGGGGTGCTCGCCGACGCGGACGCCGAGTGGATCCCGTTCGACACCACGGCGTTCTTCGCCGGCCGGCCGACCAGCGACGCCGAGCGCGACGCCTGGGTCAAGAAGCCGCGGCTGCCCCGGCGGTCGGTCGCGCTGACCGACCGGCCGGTCGTGCGCTACCTCGGCCGGGACGACCCGGCGCGGACGGTCGAGGGTTGGCAGCACTGGGTCGACGTCGTCGCCGGATGGCTGCGCGAGGGCCGCTCGCCGACCATGTTCGTGCACACCCCCGACAACGCCGACGCGCCGGTGCTCGCCCGCCGCTTCCACGACGAGGTGCGGGCCCGGGTGTCGCAGCTGGCGGCGCTGCCGGAGCCGCTGCCGGTCGCGCCCGCCACGCTGTTCTGA
- a CDS encoding acyl-CoA dehydrogenase family protein — protein sequence MTVDRILPTDEAHDLLDLATELADRELAPKAAGFEERAEFPREVLRTLGRAGLLGLPYAEEHGGAAQPYEVYLQVLEILASRWLAVAEAVSVHTLSCYPVAQFGTDAQRKLLPEMIGGELLGAYCLSEPQGGSDAASLSTKAVRDGDSYVVSGTKAWITHARVADFYNIFCRTGGPGPKGISCLLADRATPGIHPQAAERTMGLHASPVAQIAFDDARVPADRLIGGEGMGFTIAMSALDSGRLGIAACAVGLAQAALDYAVGYARERQQFGRPIIDFQGLGFNLADHATAISAARALMLSAARLRDAGRPYSIEAAKAKLFATDMAMRVTTDAVQVLGGAGYVADHPVERYMREAKVLQIVEGTNQIQRLVISRALAKG from the coding sequence ATGACTGTCGACCGGATCCTCCCCACCGACGAGGCCCACGACCTGCTGGACCTCGCCACCGAACTCGCCGATCGCGAGCTGGCCCCGAAGGCGGCCGGCTTCGAGGAGCGTGCCGAGTTCCCCCGCGAGGTGCTGCGCACCCTCGGCCGGGCCGGCCTGCTCGGCCTGCCGTACGCCGAGGAGCACGGCGGCGCCGCCCAGCCGTACGAGGTCTACCTGCAGGTGCTGGAGATCCTGGCCAGCCGCTGGCTCGCCGTGGCCGAGGCGGTCAGCGTGCACACCCTGTCCTGCTACCCGGTGGCGCAGTTCGGCACCGACGCCCAGCGCAAGCTGCTGCCCGAGATGATCGGCGGCGAGCTGCTCGGCGCGTACTGCCTCTCCGAGCCGCAGGGCGGCTCGGACGCCGCGTCGCTGAGCACGAAGGCCGTCCGCGACGGCGACTCCTACGTGGTCAGCGGCACCAAGGCGTGGATCACCCACGCCCGGGTCGCCGACTTCTACAACATCTTCTGCCGTACCGGCGGGCCCGGCCCGAAGGGCATCTCCTGCCTGCTCGCCGACCGCGCCACCCCCGGCATCCACCCGCAGGCCGCCGAGCGCACCATGGGCCTGCACGCCTCCCCGGTGGCGCAGATCGCCTTCGACGACGCCCGGGTGCCGGCCGACCGGTTGATCGGCGGTGAGGGGATGGGCTTCACCATCGCCATGTCGGCGCTGGACTCCGGCCGCCTCGGCATCGCCGCCTGCGCGGTCGGGCTGGCCCAAGCGGCGCTGGACTACGCCGTCGGCTACGCCAGGGAGCGGCAGCAGTTCGGTCGTCCGATCATCGACTTCCAGGGTCTCGGCTTCAACCTCGCCGACCACGCCACCGCGATCTCCGCGGCCCGCGCGTTGATGCTCTCCGCGGCCCGGCTGCGCGACGCCGGGCGGCCGTACTCGATCGAGGCGGCCAAGGCGAAGCTCTTCGCCACCGACATGGCGATGCGGGTGACCACCGACGCGGTGCAGGTGCTCGGCGGCGCCGGCTACGTCGCCGACCACCCGGTCGAGCGGTACATGCGGGAGGCGAAGGTGCTCCAGATCGTCGAGGGCACCAACCAGATCCAGCGCCTGGTCATCTCCCGCGCGCTGGCCAAGGGCTAA
- a CDS encoding DUF433 domain-containing protein, whose product MAFERITVDPEVMGGAPCVRQSRVPVATILAMMADGMSVTDILTDLPFLDEEDMTQVLHFAADAVRDRTARAA is encoded by the coding sequence ATGGCCTTTGAACGGATCACCGTCGACCCCGAGGTGATGGGCGGCGCGCCCTGCGTGCGGCAGTCCCGGGTCCCGGTCGCCACCATCCTGGCGATGATGGCCGACGGCATGTCCGTCACCGACATCCTCACCGATCTGCCCTTCCTCGACGAGGAGGACATGACGCAGGTGCTGCACTTCGCGGCGGACGCGGTGCGCGACCGGACGGCACGCGCAGCGTGA